The sequence GACCGCGCCCGTCACCACCGGCGGCATCGCCGCGTGGATGATCCGCGCCCCGAAGTGCCGCACCGCGAGCCCCACGAGGAAGAGCAGCACGCCGACGGCGAAGACCGCGCCCGTCACGACCGCGCTGGAGCCGCCCTGGGCGCGGATCACCGCCGCCACGCCGACGAAGGAGAGCGAGCAGCCGAGGTAGCTCGGCACCTTGCCGCGCGTCGCGAGCAGGAAGATCGCCGTCGAGACGCCGGACATCATGATCGCGAGGTTCGGGTCGAGACCCATGAGTACCGGGGCGACGAAGGACGCGCCGAACATCGCGACGACGTGCTGCGCGCCGAGCCCGATCGTGCGCGGCCAGCTCAGCCGCTCGTCGGGCCGGACCACGGCACCCGGGGCCGGGGTCCGCCCGTCCCCGTGCAGTTTCCAGCGCACGCCGAAGTCCATCTGTTCTCGCTCCTCGTCGCCTCAGTCCCCGCCGGTGCACGAGCCGGACACGCGACGGACCGCACGGATGTTCCCGTACCGGATTCCGGCACATGTTAATGGCAGGTAAGGGTGCCTTCGCGCCATGCGCGGTACGCGGCGCGGGGCCCCGCGCGCCGTGGGGGAGGCGTCCGGGAGTGGGGGAGGAGTGGCCGCAAGGGGGCGCTTGTCGAGGTAAACCCGCTGGTGGGCGGCGTCTGACGCCCGCTTACGATGAAGCGTTCGATTCCCTGGCAGAACAGGCGCTCCCGCATGTCGCTCGCAGCCCCCGCCCCGGCCGAAACCGGCCCCCTCCCGTACGGGGTGCTCGTCCCCTCGTACGTGCACTTCGACGACCTCGACGCGCTCGGCCTGCTCCACAACGGCCGCTACCCGCTCCTCGTCGAACGGGCCTGGACGGCGTACTGGCGCGAGCACGGCCTCGCCTACCGCGGCGACTGGCACGAGGCCGCGGACGCCTGCAACGCCGTCCGCGAGTTCACCATCGGCTACGAGAACCCCGTCACCCTCACCGGCGAGTACGCCGTCCACCTCTGGCTCGACCGCCTCGGCACCACCGGGCTCACCTACGGCTTCCGCTACTGCTCGGCGGACGGCATCGTCACCCACGCCCGCGGCCACCGCGTCCTCGTCCGCCTCGACCCCGACACGCTGCGCCCCCGCCCGTGGAGCGAGGACTTCCGCGCGAAGGCGCGGGCGCTGCTGCGGGCGGCGTGAGCGGCCCGGGGGCGGGACGGGTACGGGGCGGACTCCGCGTGCGGTCCGCCCCGTACCCGTCCCGCCCCCGCCTCAGCCCTTGCGGCCCGCCGCCCTGAGGACGTTCGCGCCCGCCACGAGGCCGAAGGCGAGGACCGTCACCAGGACGAAGGAGCCGACCAGGCTCGTCGCGTCGGCGACCACGCCGATCGCCGAGGGGGCGATGAGTCCCGCCGTGTACGTGATCGTGGCGACACCCGCGATCGCCTGGCTCGGGTTCGGTCCGCTGCGCCCCGCGGCGGCGAAGCACAGCGGCACCACGACGGCGATGCCGAGGCCCATGAGCGCGAAGCCGCCCATCGCCGCCACCGGGTTCCCCGCGAGGACCACGAGCAGACCGCCCGCCGTGGCCATCACCCCGCCGACCCGCACCACACGCCTCGCGCCGAAGCGGTCCACGAGCCCGTCCCCCGCGAAGCGCGCGAGCGCCATCGTCGCGGTGAACGCCGTCGTGGACGCGGCGGCGATCCCGGCCGACGTGTCGAGTTCGCCGTGCAGGAAGACCGCCGACCAGTCCAGGCTGGCGCCCTCCGCGAAGACCGCGCAGAAACCCACCGCGCCGATGAGCAGCGCCGAACGCGGCGGCAGCGCGAAGCGCGGCGGCGCCGGCTCGTCCTCCTCGCTGCGCAGGTCGAGGACCCACCGGCACAGCACGAGCCCCGCCGCCGTCAGCACGAGCGCCGTCACGAGGTGGTGCAGCCGCGCGTCCGAACCCAGGTGCGCGGCGAGCGTCCCCGCCGCCGAGCCGAGCAGCGCCCCCGTGCTCCACATGCCGTGCAGTCCCGACATGATCGACTTGCCCCAGCGGTTCTCCGTCTCGACGCCGAGCGCGTTCATCGCGACGTCCGACATGCCCGAGCAGGCCCCGTACACGAAGAGCGCGAGGCACAGCACGGCGAGGTTCGGCGCGAGCGAGGGCAGGACGAGGGCGAGCGTCCACCCGGCGAGCAGGAGCCGCAGCGCGGTCCGCGAGCCGAGGCGGTGGCTGATCCGGCCCGCGAGCGGCATCGCGAGCGCCGCGCCGAGCGCGGGGAAGGCGAGCGCGAGACCGAGCTGCCCCGCCCCGAGGTCCGCGTGGTCCTTGATCCAGGGCACCCGGGTCGCGAAGGAGCCCGTCACGCTCCCGTGCACGCAGAAGACCGCGGCGATCGCCCAGCGCGCGCGCCGCACCGCCCCCCGGTCGAAACCGCCGGCCGGGACCGCGCCCGCGCCCCCGGCCGCCGCCATCGCGGCGCCCGTGGCCCGCTCTCCCGCCGTCTCGCTCATGTGGCCCCTCCCGCACCGCGCCGCACCGCTGGTGCGGAGGGCTGTCGAACACTTCCTGTGTGCCAGACGTGAAACTATCAGGAAGCCTTCCTGATAGTGAATGATTATGATGCAGGCCGACCCGCGAGGGAAGGGGGACCAGCCCGTGACCGCCTCGACACACGTATCGGACCTGCCCGGGGAGGCGAAGCGCCCCGCGCCCGCCTCGCCCAGCACCGCCCGCGCCCTCAACGACCGGCTCGCGCTGCGCCTCCTCCAGGAGCACGGCCCGCTCACCGCCGCGCGCCTCAAGGAACTCACCGGGCTCTCCCGCCCGAGCGTCGCCGACCTCGTCGAACGGCTCGGGGCCGCCGGGCTCATCGAGGTCGTCGGCGCCTCGGAACAGCGCAGACGCGGCCCCAACGCCCGGATCTACGGGATCGTCGCGGACCGCGCCCACCTCGCGGGGCTCGACGTGCGCACCCACAGCGTCTCCGTGCTCGTCACGGACCTGCTCGGCGCGACCCTCGCCGAGTCCTCCGCGCCCGTCGACCCCGCCGCGAGCACCGGGGCGGCCGTCGCCCGCGCGGTGGACCTCCTCGCGGACACGGCGGCCCGCGCGGGGGTCCCCGAACTGCGTGCCGTGGGCGTCGGCGCGCCCGGACTCGTCACGCCGGGCACGGGCGAGCTGCGCGACAGCTCGGGGCTGCCGCCCTGGCACCGCGCGCTCGTGCCCGTCCTGCGCGAGCGCTTCGCGGGCACCGTCCTGGTCGAGAACGAGACCAACCTCGCCGCCGTCGCCGAACTGCGCGCGGGCGCGGCCCGCGACCGCGACACCTTCGTGCTCCTCTGGCTCGGCCACGGCGTCGGCGCGGCGGTCGTGCTCGACGGCGCGCTCCGCCGGGGCGCCTCGGGCGGCACGGGCGAGATCGGCTTCCTCCCCGTCCCCGGCACGCGGGTGCTCCCCGGGCGGGACAGCTGCGAGGGCGGCTACCACTCCCTCGCCTCGTCGGCGGCGATCGAGGAACTCGCCGCCGCGCACGGGCTGGTGGCGGCCCCCGCCCCGCACGAACCGCCCGCCGCCGCCCTCGTCCGGCGCGCGGTCCGCGACACGGAGTCACCCGCGACGGCGGTACGGACCCGGGCGGACGCCTTCCTCGACGCCCTCGCCGACCAGGTCGTCCTCGGCGCGGCCTCCGTCGTCGCGATCCTCGATCCCGGCTGCGTCCTCCTCGGCGGCGAGACGGGCCGCGCGGGCGGCGCGGTCCTGGCCGCCCGCGTCGCGCGCCGCCTCGCCCGCCTCACCCCACTGGCGACGGAGGTGCGCCCGACGGCGCTGGGGGGCGGGGCGGTCCTGCGAGGCGCGCTGCTGATGGCGCTGGACCACGCCCAGCAGGAGCTGTTCGGGGGGTGAGGGGGCGGGGGAGGGGGCTCACGTCCCCGGCTCGGACGGCGGGCGGCGACGCCCGGCCCGGAAGCCGGGCGGCTGCCCCCGGCCCCCGTCAGCTCGCCTCCCCGGCCCCCAACTGCTCGGCCAGATAGCCCAGTTTCTCCGGGTTCAGGACCGCCCGGATCTGCGTGATCCCCTCCGCCCCGCCCGAGACCTCCATGACCCCGCCGAGCCGCCCGTCCGCGAAGAAGAGCAGCGCGGGCGCCCCGTTGATCTGCGCGGGCCGGAACTCCGCGTCCACGAGCCACTTCTCCAGCGCCATCCGGATCAGCCCCGCCACCGGCTCGCGGCCCACGACGATCTTCCGGGCCGCCGGGACCCTGCCGCCGCCGTCCGACCACCAGCTCACGTCCTCGGCGAGCAGCGACACCAGCTCGCTCACGTCGCCCGCGCGTGAGGCGGCGAGGAAGGTCTCCACGAGGGCCCGCTGCCGCTCGCTCTCCACCGCGTACCTGGCCCGCTCCTCCGCGAGCCGCGCCCGCGCGCGCCGCAGGTGCTGGCGGGCACCCGACTCGGAGAGGCCGAGTATCCCGGCGATCTCGCGGTGCCCGTAGCCGAAGGCGTGGTGCAGCACGTACACCGCGCGCTCCGGCGGGCTCAGCCGTTCGAGCAGGAGCAGCAGCGCCGAGGACACCTCCTCCCGCTGCTCCGCGCTCTCCATCGGCCCGAGCGCCCCGCCCGAGGTCAGCACCGGCTCCGGCAGCCACGGGCCCACGTACCGCTCGCGGCGCACGCGCGCCGAGTCGAGCACCGTCAGGCACAGACGCGTCACCGTCGTGGTGAGCCAGGCGCCGGGCGTGCGCACCGCCGCGCGGTCCGTGCCCGCCCAGCGCAGGTACGCGTCCTGCACCACGTCCTCGGCCTCCTGCGCCGAACCCAGCATCCGGTAGGCGAGCCCGAACAAGCGGGGCCGCTCCGTCTCGAACTCCCGTACAGAATCCGTGATCACAGCGCACAGCGTGCCACCGCGCGGTCCCCGCGTCCCGTAATCCCGAACTCGCTGTGAGTCATCCCACCCCGCGCTCCTCTTCCCGGCGTGGCACACTGGTGCGCGTACCAGCAACAGCGCACTCCGGGGTCGGTGTAATTCCGAACCGGCGGTTACAGTCCGCGACCCGCTCGCTTCCAGCGAGCGGTTGACCAGGTGGAATTCCTGGACCGACGGTGAAAGTCCGGATGGGAGGCAGTGCGCGGCGGGTCGCACGCAGCAGTGCGCCGCCGTAGGCCGGGCCGCCGCACGTCGGCGTCCCCCGGTCCGCGTCCGGCGTTCCCTCTGCCCGTGTGCGCCCGTACCAAGCCTGTCCTCGCGACAGCGCCCCGGAGTCCGTGCCCGAGAGGCAGGAGGACCCGGTGGCCACCGCAGCCGAAACCGCCGCCATGCGCGAGGCGATCGCCCTCGCCGCCCGCGGCCTCGGCCGCACCCGCCCCAACCCCGTCGTCGGCTGCGTCGTGCTCGACGCCTCCGGCGAGGTCGCGGGCCGCGGGTGGCACCAGCGCGCGGGCGGTCCCCACGCCGAGATCCACGCGCTGCGCGCGGCGGGGGAGCGGGCCCGGGGCGGCACCGCGCTCGTCACCCTCGAACCCTGCGACCACACCGGCCGCACGGGCCCCTGCTCGCGCGCCCTGATCGAGGCGGGTGTCCGCCGCGTCGTCCACGCCGTCGCCGACCCCACCGACCAGGCCACCGGCGGGGCCGACACCCTCCGCGCCGCGGGCGTCGACGTCGAGCACGGCCTCCTGGAGCGCGAGGCCGCCGACGTCAACGCCGCCTGGCTCACCGCGGCCCGCCTCGGCCGCCCGCACGTCACCTGGAAGTACGCCGCGAGCCTCGACGGCCGCACCGCCGCCGCCGACGGCACGAGCCGCTGGATCACCTCGCCCGAGGCCCGCGCTGACGTCCACCGCCTGCGCGCCACGTGCGACGCCGTCCTCGTCGGCTCCGGCACCGCCCGCACCGACGACCCCCACCTCGCCGTCCGCGGCATCCCCGGGGCGCCCCAGCCGCTGCGCGTCGTCCTCGACACCGAGGGCACGGCGGTACGGGGCGGAGCGCGCGTCCTCGACGACGCCGCGCCCACCCTCGTCGCCCTCGCCGACGACGCCCCGGCGCCCGCCCACGGCGCCGAGCTGCTGCGTCTGCCGCGCGCCGCGCGCGGCGGGCTCGACCTCACCGCGCTCCTCGCCGCCCTGTACGCCCGCGACGTGCGCGGCGTCCTCCTGGAGGGCGGCGCCCGCCTCGCCGGGGCCTTCGTCGCCGCCGGGTACACCGACCGCGTCGTCGGCTACCTCGCCCCCGTCCTGCTCGGCGCCGGGCCCGCCGCCCTCACCGACGCGGGAATCCCCACCCTCACCGCCGCGTTGCGGCTCGACGTGCGCGACAGCACGCGGCTCGGGCCCGACCTGCGGATCACCGCCGTTCCCACCACCGCACCCAAGGAGCGCTGAAGTGTTCACCGGAATCGTCGAAGAACTGGGTGAAGTCGTCGCCGTCGAGGAACTCGCCGACGCCTCCCGCTTCCGGCTGCGCGGCCCCGTCGTCACCGAGGGCGCCCGCCACGGCGACTCCATCGCCGTCAACGGCGTCTGTCTCACCGTCGTCGAGCACGAGGGCGCCGAGTTCACCGCCGACGTCATGGCCGAGACACTCAAGCGCTCCAGCCTCGGCGCCCTCGCCCCCGGCTCCCGCGTCAACCTCGAACGCCCCACCCCGGTGGGCGGTCGCCTCGGCGGGCACGTCGTGCAGGGCCACGTCGACGGCACCGGGACGATCCTGCGCCGCGAGCCCTCCGAGCACTGGGAACTCGTCACCGTCTCCCTGCCCGGCGACCTCGCCCGCTACGTCGTCGAGAAGGGCTCCATCACCGTCGACGGCATCAGCCTCACCGTCGTCGAGGCCACCGACGACACCTTCAGCGTGAGCCTCATCCCGACCACGCTCGCCCTCACCACGCTCGGCCACAAGCAGCCGGGCGCGCCCGTCAACCTGGAGGTCGACGTCCTCGCGAAGTACGTCGAGCGGATGCTCCGGTACGGGACGGCCCCCGAACAGCCCGCACAGGAGGGGTGATGTTCGACCAGCTCAACGCCGAGGCGTTCACCGTCTTCGGACAGCACGTCATCTGGTCCGACGCGGTCGGCAACACCATCGGCCTGCTCGCCCTCGCCCTCGGCTGGCGCCGCTCCGTGTGGACCTGGCCCGCCCAGTTCCTCTCCGGCGTCGTCCTCGTCGCCGCCTACCTCTCCGCGCACCTCAGCGGAGGCGTCGGCAAACAGCTCCTCGTCATCGTCGTCGCCCTGTGGGGCTGGCGGCAGTGGACGAAGGGCAGCAGGGCCGCGCAGGACGGCAGCCTCGCCGTGCGCTTCGCCACCTGGCGCGAACGCGGACTGCTCCTGGGCGGCACCGCGCTCGGCACCCTCGCGGTCGGCGGCCTCTTCGTCGCCGTGCCCGACCTCTCCTGGAACCCCTGGCCGGACGCCTACATCTTCGTCGGCACCCTCGCCGCGATGGTCGCCCAGGCGAAGGGACTCGTCGAGTTCTGGGCCGCCTGGCTGCTCGTCGACGTCGTCGGCGTCCCGCTCGCCTTCACCAGCGGGCTCGCCTTCTCCGGCCTCGTCTACGTGATCTACCTCGCGCTCGTCCTGTGGGGCCTGCGCGACTGGTGGCTGCGCTCCCGCGCGAACGCGGCCCCGGAAGTCGCCCCGGAAGGAGCCCCCGCATGAGCGGCAGCCACGAACCCACGCCCGGCAGCACCCCCTGGACCCCCCACGAGGGCCCCTGGCCGCACGAGGAGGAACTCTCCCTCGCCCTCGACCCCGTCGCCCGCGCCGTCGCCGACATCGCCGCGGGCCGCCCCGTCGTCGTCGTGGACGACGAGGACCGCGAGAACGAGGGCGACCTCGTGATCGCCGCGGAGAAGGCGACCCCCGAGATCGTCGCCTTCATGATGAGCGAGTGCCGCGGCCTCATCTGCGCGCCCCTCGAAGGCCCCGAGCTCGACCGCCTCGACCTGCCCCAGATGGTCCGCCGCAACACCGAGTCCATGGGCACCGCCTTCACCGTCTCGGTCGACGCGAGCCGCGAGCACGGCGTCACCACCGGCATCTCCGCGGCCGACCGCGCCACGACCCTGCGCCTCCTGGCCACCGCGAGCAGCGAGCCCGACGACTTCGTCCGCCCCGGGCACGTCTTCCCGCTCCGCGCCCGCCCCGGCGGCGTCCTCACGCGCAACGGCCACACCGAGGCCGCCGTCGACCTCGCCCGCCTCGCCGGATTGCGCCCCGCGGGCGCCATCGTCGAGATCGCGGGCGAGGACGGCGTCATGCTGCGCCTGCCCGAACTCGTCCCCTTCGCCCGCAAGCACGGGCTGAGCATCATCTCGATCGCCGACCTCATCGCCTACCGCCGCGACATCGAGGCCGCGCCCCTGGAGGCCGAGCCCGTCGTGCGCCGCGAGGCCGAGGTGCGCCTCCCCACGGCGTACGGGGACTTCACCGCGTACGGCTACCGCTCCACCGCCGACGGCGTCGAGCACGTGGCGCTCGTCCACGGGGACATCGGCGACGGCGAGAACGTCCTCGTCCGCGTCCACTCCGAGTGCCTCACCGGCGACGTCTTCGGCTCGCTGCGCTGCGACTGCGGTCCGCAGCTCGAAGCCTCCATGCGGCGCGTCACAGAGGAGGGCCGCGGCGTCGTCGTCTACCTGCGCGGCCACGAGGGACGCGGCATCGGGCTGCTCTCCAAGCTGCGCGCGTACGAACTCCAGGA comes from Streptomyces sp. Tu6071 and encodes:
- a CDS encoding acyl-CoA thioesterase, with product MSLAAPAPAETGPLPYGVLVPSYVHFDDLDALGLLHNGRYPLLVERAWTAYWREHGLAYRGDWHEAADACNAVREFTIGYENPVTLTGEYAVHLWLDRLGTTGLTYGFRYCSADGIVTHARGHRVLVRLDPDTLRPRPWSEDFRAKARALLRAA
- a CDS encoding MFS transporter yields the protein MAAAGGAGAVPAGGFDRGAVRRARWAIAAVFCVHGSVTGSFATRVPWIKDHADLGAGQLGLALAFPALGAALAMPLAGRISHRLGSRTALRLLLAGWTLALVLPSLAPNLAVLCLALFVYGACSGMSDVAMNALGVETENRWGKSIMSGLHGMWSTGALLGSAAGTLAAHLGSDARLHHLVTALVLTAAGLVLCRWVLDLRSEEDEPAPPRFALPPRSALLIGAVGFCAVFAEGASLDWSAVFLHGELDTSAGIAAASTTAFTATMALARFAGDGLVDRFGARRVVRVGGVMATAGGLLVVLAGNPVAAMGGFALMGLGIAVVVPLCFAAAGRSGPNPSQAIAGVATITYTAGLIAPSAIGVVADATSLVGSFVLVTVLAFGLVAGANVLRAAGRKG
- a CDS encoding ROK family transcriptional regulator translates to MMQADPRGKGDQPVTASTHVSDLPGEAKRPAPASPSTARALNDRLALRLLQEHGPLTAARLKELTGLSRPSVADLVERLGAAGLIEVVGASEQRRRGPNARIYGIVADRAHLAGLDVRTHSVSVLVTDLLGATLAESSAPVDPAASTGAAVARAVDLLADTAARAGVPELRAVGVGAPGLVTPGTGELRDSSGLPPWHRALVPVLRERFAGTVLVENETNLAAVAELRAGAARDRDTFVLLWLGHGVGAAVVLDGALRRGASGGTGEIGFLPVPGTRVLPGRDSCEGGYHSLASSAAIEELAAAHGLVAAPAPHEPPAAALVRRAVRDTESPATAVRTRADAFLDALADQVVLGAASVVAILDPGCVLLGGETGRAGGAVLAARVARRLARLTPLATEVRPTALGGGAVLRGALLMALDHAQQELFGG
- a CDS encoding RNA polymerase sigma-70 factor — its product is MITDSVREFETERPRLFGLAYRMLGSAQEAEDVVQDAYLRWAGTDRAAVRTPGAWLTTTVTRLCLTVLDSARVRRERYVGPWLPEPVLTSGGALGPMESAEQREEVSSALLLLLERLSPPERAVYVLHHAFGYGHREIAGILGLSESGARQHLRRARARLAEERARYAVESERQRALVETFLAASRAGDVSELVSLLAEDVSWWSDGGGRVPAARKIVVGREPVAGLIRMALEKWLVDAEFRPAQINGAPALLFFADGRLGGVMEVSGGAEGITQIRAVLNPEKLGYLAEQLGAGEAS
- the ribD gene encoding bifunctional diaminohydroxyphosphoribosylaminopyrimidine deaminase/5-amino-6-(5-phosphoribosylamino)uracil reductase RibD; this translates as MATAAETAAMREAIALAARGLGRTRPNPVVGCVVLDASGEVAGRGWHQRAGGPHAEIHALRAAGERARGGTALVTLEPCDHTGRTGPCSRALIEAGVRRVVHAVADPTDQATGGADTLRAAGVDVEHGLLEREAADVNAAWLTAARLGRPHVTWKYAASLDGRTAAADGTSRWITSPEARADVHRLRATCDAVLVGSGTARTDDPHLAVRGIPGAPQPLRVVLDTEGTAVRGGARVLDDAAPTLVALADDAPAPAHGAELLRLPRAARGGLDLTALLAALYARDVRGVLLEGGARLAGAFVAAGYTDRVVGYLAPVLLGAGPAALTDAGIPTLTAALRLDVRDSTRLGPDLRITAVPTTAPKER
- a CDS encoding riboflavin synthase, translating into MFTGIVEELGEVVAVEELADASRFRLRGPVVTEGARHGDSIAVNGVCLTVVEHEGAEFTADVMAETLKRSSLGALAPGSRVNLERPTPVGGRLGGHVVQGHVDGTGTILRREPSEHWELVTVSLPGDLARYVVEKGSITVDGISLTVVEATDDTFSVSLIPTTLALTTLGHKQPGAPVNLEVDVLAKYVERMLRYGTAPEQPAQEG
- a CDS encoding nicotinamide mononucleotide transporter family protein; the encoded protein is MFDQLNAEAFTVFGQHVIWSDAVGNTIGLLALALGWRRSVWTWPAQFLSGVVLVAAYLSAHLSGGVGKQLLVIVVALWGWRQWTKGSRAAQDGSLAVRFATWRERGLLLGGTALGTLAVGGLFVAVPDLSWNPWPDAYIFVGTLAAMVAQAKGLVEFWAAWLLVDVVGVPLAFTSGLAFSGLVYVIYLALVLWGLRDWWLRSRANAAPEVAPEGAPA